The Henckelia pumila isolate YLH828 chromosome 2, ASM3356847v2, whole genome shotgun sequence genome includes a window with the following:
- the LOC140883047 gene encoding uncharacterized protein, whose protein sequence is MEKFREFIIELAETCPNAPNPASKTLFQDRLNKWFSEYKTPDHPPYSAMIERALSELNEKNGSTGDEISQFIIKEYDALPWAHLTLLESHLDKLNKSGNIVLTRGKRYKLAEENSFLISSTKDKKKKRKRKSRWAWERDINKRRKKRNQPKGNRFDLIEEHKGSYEKLTENDLNNEKNYTDGMMAVTDMENYRDTPQELEINLSQIMNGHICGADKEEKQEEGQTHDNQLAVSSPERPPGFESTVVENFSDSGIFLRTCLCPQEQSFVVGERGLDLPIDDKRPDSPREPSVHELSVSEKFLKITKLSDSKGSSEAHEMAVSVQERIPKSVEVHETVSNTSVSSDRRRKNSKCPKAEAISNIQFPKLQSGIVSVSASAEEISTSERMERQQTHWGLHSPKTVNFTGPDISPNSNDHQLPWLKLSDVEMPQDQREESVSSPNPEQHLLNEKPHCDLLEADILKVAESVTIERKPNEIKVYSRRTNTRPEQSQNAIQVVRSDVNLLEPNAIVDSRNSSMSEHEPRELLRQPPMESDVNLLEPNAIVVSRNSSTKEHETRELLHQSSLVQGEALQDKPSHDEDVSLIDVLEPEHQPEEFQKTVLKRRGRPPKHKPIIAKKSDVNLFEPNAIVDSQNSSMNEHETRELLQQQPLVSGEALRDKPSCDEDASLIEVLQPEHQPEECQNTVLKRRGRPPKRKTNYRDVQNFISFTISGTEKCKPAATGATKAADTTETTKVEADVTVRGNSKSIHSPKAEATTTDDLLLLDVLVPKLRRGRPPKC, encoded by the exons ATGGAAAAATTTCGAGAATTCATCATTGAACTTGCGGAAACTTGCCCAAATGCGCCAAATCCAGCATCCAAAACCCTTTTCCAAGATCGCTTGAACAAATGGTTTTCGGAGTATAAAACTCCTGATCATCCTCCTTATTCTGCG ATGATAGAAAGGGCTCTTAGTGAGTTGAATGAAAAGAATGGTTCTACTGGagacgagatatctcaatttaTCATAAAAGAATATGATGCTTTACCGTGGGCACATTTGACATTGCTGGAAAGTCATCTTGACAAACTTAATAAATCTGGAAATATTGTACTGACTCGGGGCAAGAGATACAAGCTTGCTGAGGAAAATAGCTTTCTGATATCAAGCACAAAAGATAAGAAGAAAAAACGCAAGAGAAAGTCTAGGTGGGCATGGGAGAGAGATATAAACAAGCGGCGGAAGAAAAGAAATCAACCAAAAGGGaacagatttgatcttatcGAAGAACACAAAGGATCTTATGAGAAATTAACTGAAAATGATttaaacaatgaaaaaaatTACACTGACGGTATGATGGCAGTTACTGATATGGAAAACTATAGGGACACGCCACAAGAACTTGAAATCAATCTATCACAAATTATGAATGGTCACATTTGTGGTGCAGATAAAGAAGAGAAGCAGGAAGAGGGGCAAACTCACGATAATCAGCTGGCAGTTTCAAGTCCTGAAAGGCCTCCTGGTTTTGAGTCGACCGTTGTTGAGAATTTTTCTGATTCGGGTATTTTCTTGCGAACTTGTCTTTGTCCACAAGAACAGAGCTTTGTGGTAGGAGAAAGAGGGCTTGATTTACCCATTGATGATAAGAGGCCTGATTCGCCTAGGGAACCTTCAGTACACGAATTATCAGTATCTGAGAAGTTTTTGAAAATTACAAAGCTCTCAGATTCAAAGGGCTCTTCTGAGGCACATGAAATGGCTGTGTCAGTGCAAGAGAGGATTCCTAAAAGTGTTGAGGTGCATGAGACTGTGTCCAATACATCAGTTTCTTCTGATAGAAGACGCAAAAATTCCAAGTGTCCAAAAGCGGAAGCCATATCTAATATACAATTCCCTAAGCTGCAATCTGGAATAGTATCAGTATCGGCATCAGCTGAGGAAATCTCTACATCGGAGCGTATGGAAAGACAGCAGACACATTGGGGCCTTCATTCACCTAAAACAGTGAATTTCACAGGACCAGATATTTCTCCCAATTCCAACGATCATCAGTTACCTTGGTTGAAGCTATCAGATGTGGAAATGCCTCAGGATCAGCGAGAAGAATCTGTCTCGTCTCCAAACCCTGAACAACACTTGCTGAACGAGAAGCCGCATTGTGACCTTTTAGAAGCAGATATTTTGAAAGTAGCAGAGTCAGTTACAATTGAGAGAAAGCCTAACGAAATAAAGGTATATAGCCGGAGAACAAACACAAGGCCTGAACAATCACAAAATGCCATTCAAGTTGTGAGGTCTGATGTGAATCTGTTGGAGCCAAATGCCATAGTAGATTCTCGAAACTCATCTATGAGTGAACATGAACCTCGAGAACTGCTGCGACAGCCACCCATGGAATCTGATGTGAATCTATTGGAGCCAAATGCCATAGTAGTTTCTCGAAACTCATCTACGAAAGAACATGAAACTCGAGAACTGCTGCACCAGTCATCACTAGTGCAAGGTGAGGCTTTACAAGATAAGCCATCACATGATGAAGATGTGAGCTTAATAGACGTGCTAGAGCCCGAGCATCAACCTGAAGAATTTCAGAAAACGGTGCTTAAACGCCGAGGCAGACCACCCAAACACAAACCAATTATAGCGAAGAAGTCTGATGTGAATCTATTTGAGCCAAATGCTATAGTAGATTCTCAAAACTCATCTATGAATGAACATGAAACTCGAGAACTGCTGCAACAGCAACCACTAGTCTCAGGTGAGGCTTTACGAGATAAGCCATCATGTGATGAAGATGCTAGCTTAATAGAGGTGCTACAACCAGAGCATCAACCTGAAGAATGTCAAAATACGGTGCTTAAACGCCGAGGCAGACCTCCCAAACGCAAAACCAATTATAGGGATGTCCAAAATTTTATCTCCTTCACTATCTCAGGAACTGAAAAATGCAAACCAGCTGCAACAGGAGCCACCAAAGCGGCAGACACGACAGAGACAACAAAAGTAGAAGCTGATGTGACGGTTAGAGGGAACTCGAAATCAATTCACAGTCCAAAGGCAGAGGCAACCACAACTGATGATTTGTTGCTACTTGATGTTCTTGTGCCCAAACTTCGTCGTGGTAGACCTCCAAAATGTTGA